The Reichenbachiella carrageenanivorans region TTGGTATGCCTTGAAGCGATTTCCATCAATCAAAAGCAATTCTGGTCTGGTCTTTAGCTGATCTACTGCTCGGTGCATCGCCAGAAAGGAAGCATTCAGTATATTGATTTCGTCGATTTCGGTGTGGGACACCACGCCCACCGCCCAAGCGATCGCTTCTGCTTTGATCTCATCTTTGATCACATTTCGCTGTTTGAGGCTGAGTTTTTTGGAGTCGTTGAGCACGGTGTGCGTGTAATCTGGCGGCAGGATTACGGCAGCAGCCACTACAGGCCCTGCCAAGCAGCCTCGCCCAGCTTCGTCGCAACCCGCTTCTACCGTACCTTCTCTAAAAAATGACAACAAAGACATGCGTCAAAAATAGGAATCTTACGGATTAAAATTCATGTTTTCAATGTATTCTGTACCTTCGCATTTCGTTTAATTGAAATGGCAAAAATAGGAACAGACATATTGCATGCTGCAGCACTCCTTCGTGCCGGAAAATTGGTAGGTGTACCTACTGATACGGTATACGGATTGGCTGGCCACGCGCAAAAAACGGAAACTCTCCAGGAGATTTTCCTTGTCAAGAAGCGTCCACAAGACAAACCCCTCATTGCCCAAGTGGATCACCTCGAAAAGGCCACTGGCTTTGTGAAAAACATCCCAAACCATGCACGCATTTTGGCTGAGAAGTATTGGCCAGGTGCATTGACTTTGATTTTTGAGGCCACACCCGAAGTGTCGCCCATCATGCTGTCTAATGGTAAAACCATGGGACTGCGTGTGCCAGATCACGAGATGACCCTAGCACTGCTGCGCCAGCTGGACTTTCCTCTGGCCGTAACTAGCGCCAACCTGAACGGACAACCTAGCCCTACTACGGCAGAAGAGGTAAACGAGCAGTTGGGTGATCAGATCGAATACATCCTCGATGGCGGTACTAGCTTACATGGTCTGGAGTCCACCATCGTGGGATTCGAAAACAAAATGCCCGTGATATTTCGCCAAGGCGCGATATCCGAAAAAGAAATATTGGCCACGCTCAATTTGCAGCTGAGTCATTAGTAAATGAAATATTGAACACTAATAATAAAACGCATGACCCAAACGGAGCTTACCCTATGGACAGCCCCATGATTGCTACAAAATTTATTAGATAATAAACACGAATGACAATGAACACACTAGATCAATTCAATTTCGAAGGCAAAAAAGCCTTGGTCCGAGTGGATTTCAACGTGCCTTTGAATGCCGAATTTGAAATCACTGACGACACTAGAATTAAGGCGGCTACGCCTACTATCAAAAAAATATTATCCGATGGCGGATCAGCTATTTTGATGAGCCACTTGGGTCGTCCGAAAGATGGGCCAGACGAAAAATTCTCTTTGAAATACTTGGTAGCTACCCTGAGCGAAAGATTGGGTACGCAAGTAAAGTTTGCCAAAGACTGCATTGGGCAAGACGCAGTAGACTTGGCAGCTGGCCTACAGCCAGGCGAAGTATTGCTACTCAACAACCTAAGATTCTACAAAGAAGAAACCAAAGGCGACGAGGCATTTGCTGAAAAGCTATCTAAACTAGGCGATGTGTATGTAAACGATGCCTTCGGTACGGCGCACCGTGCGCACGCCTCTACTACTATCGTGGCTAAGTTTTTTACCGACAAGGTATGTGGCTATGTGATGCAAGCGGAGCTAGACAATGCTGAAAAAGTATTGAACAATCCTGACCGACCATTCACAGCGATCATGGGTGGCGCAAAAGTGTCTGACAAAATCATGATCATCGAGAAGTTGCTCGACAAAGTGGACAACTTGATCATCGGCGGCGGTATGTCTTATACTTTCTCTAAAGCCAATGGCGGCAAAATCGGCAACTCACTTTGTGAAGACGACAAAATGCCACTGACCAAAGAATTGGTAGAAAAGGCCAAAGCTAAAGGTGTGAACCTTTACCTCCCTGTGGACAACACGATTGCGGACGATTTCAACAACGACGCCAATACGCAAGTAGTAGGACGTGGTGAGATTCCTGATGGCTGGGAAGGCCTAGACATCGGACCAGAGACTATGGCGCTTTTCAAAGATGTGGTCTCTAAATCTAAAACAGTACTTTGGAATGGCCCAATGGGCGTTTTTGAATTCCCAACATTTGCCAAAGGCACTGAAGCTATCGCTGATGCAGTAGTGACTGCTACTGAAAACAACGGTTTCTCATTGATTGGTGGTGGAGATTCTGCCTCTGCGATCAACAACCTCGGCTATGGCGACAAAGTATCTTATGTATCTACTGGCGGTGGCGCTTTGCTAGAGTACATGGAAGGCAAAGTATTGCCTGGTGTAGCTGCTTTGGAAGCATAAGCTACATTTCATAAAATTTCATTCGAAAAGCCTTTTTGATTCATTTCAAAAAGGCTTTTTTGTGTCTGAATATCTCATATACTCCTAAAAATGGGTCACTCCATATCTGGGGGTGAATTTGAATTCACATTCATTATAACCCATTCTGATCGCCACCATTAAAGCCATGGAGGCTCATCCTTTTTCTAAAACAAAAAGCATAGTTTTTAAATTGGACATCAATTATCAATGTAGTAATCCCCCATCTTCACAGACTGACCCCTAAAAATCCGACGGCAATTCAAAACTCATTTCCTG contains the following coding sequences:
- a CDS encoding phosphoglycerate kinase, coding for MNTLDQFNFEGKKALVRVDFNVPLNAEFEITDDTRIKAATPTIKKILSDGGSAILMSHLGRPKDGPDEKFSLKYLVATLSERLGTQVKFAKDCIGQDAVDLAAGLQPGEVLLLNNLRFYKEETKGDEAFAEKLSKLGDVYVNDAFGTAHRAHASTTIVAKFFTDKVCGYVMQAELDNAEKVLNNPDRPFTAIMGGAKVSDKIMIIEKLLDKVDNLIIGGGMSYTFSKANGGKIGNSLCEDDKMPLTKELVEKAKAKGVNLYLPVDNTIADDFNNDANTQVVGRGEIPDGWEGLDIGPETMALFKDVVSKSKTVLWNGPMGVFEFPTFAKGTEAIADAVVTATENNGFSLIGGGDSASAINNLGYGDKVSYVSTGGGALLEYMEGKVLPGVAALEA
- a CDS encoding ribonuclease HII; amino-acid sequence: MSLLSFFREGTVEAGCDEAGRGCLAGPVVAAAVILPPDYTHTVLNDSKKLSLKQRNVIKDEIKAEAIAWAVGVVSHTEIDEINILNASFLAMHRAVDQLKTRPELLLIDGNRFKAYQDLPHETIIKGDGKYYSIAAASVLAKTYRDELMTELHQAFPQYGWQSNAGYPTQAHRQAIRDFGITPHHRKSFRLLPEQLELF
- a CDS encoding L-threonylcarbamoyladenylate synthase gives rise to the protein MAKIGTDILHAAALLRAGKLVGVPTDTVYGLAGHAQKTETLQEIFLVKKRPQDKPLIAQVDHLEKATGFVKNIPNHARILAEKYWPGALTLIFEATPEVSPIMLSNGKTMGLRVPDHEMTLALLRQLDFPLAVTSANLNGQPSPTTAEEVNEQLGDQIEYILDGGTSLHGLESTIVGFENKMPVIFRQGAISEKEILATLNLQLSH